Genomic window (Sulfurovum riftiae):
ATTGAAAATACGATGCTCAGAGCGAAGAAGGAAAAGAAAAGATAACTTGCTGTTTTTAGAAGGTCATTGTCAACGAAAAGTGTAATGACCATAGTCAACATGGAGAAAATGAGTGAGACAAGCCCCAGTCTCCAGAACCAGATGGTCGCATCGGAAAGGGGCCGTTTTTTCTGTGTCAACCGCACAAGTGTCAATAGAGCATAGCCAGTTAACAGAATAGCCAGAAGTATATCTGTAACGACCCAGGAAGAAGGTATAAAAAGCCCTGCGATAAAGGTAGCTGTCAACAATCCCAGAAGTGTAATGGGTAGATAGTAGCTGACGACCCTTGGGTAGGGAGGGGTTACATAGAACATCTCTATGACCTGGAATGATATGGAGATGATCAGCAGGGATATCCATCCGAAAAGTCCAAAGGAGTAGTGTCCCTCACGCATCTGTACGAAATAAGTTCCGTTGATCGCTCCGGAGAGTGCAGCTGTCATGTAGAGTGCCAAAATAATGACAAGTGCAAGAGAAAGAAGTGCAATGACCATGCCTTTGGATGAGGCACTGTGGTGTACCAGTTCGAAGAGGTTTTTGAGCATCACTGAGACGATATAGAAGATGCTTCCTCCCAAAAGGAGCGAAGCCAGCCCATACAGCCACGGTATGGCAGTTTCAAAGGCAAGCAGAAGGGTGATGACCCCAAGGATCAAAGGATACTGAAGCCGGTTCGCTTTCTGTACCGGAGCAGTGAGTTTGATACCCGCAATGACCGGGAGCATCTGAAAAAGGGCTGCGAACATGAAAGAGAGCATGACACCGAGTGTCAGCGTATGTGTCAGGATGACAGCCTCTGTACTGTGGGCATCGAAAATAGCGGTCCCGAAAAGAAGAATCAGCATGCCAGCCAGCATCCCAAAAAGGGCACCTGAGAAGAAGAAACGGAAGACTACCGAGATCGGGGGTGCCTGATCGAGGGAGAGTCCGTTCTGGTTAAACACGCAGAAGCTCCTCCAGTGCGATAGCAGGGTTCTTGGCTACGAGTATGTGCCAGTTCCCTGCATCATCCTCTCTGCTGAGGGTACTGAAGCCCTGCTCCTGGGCCATATCGAGGAGGGGGATGGGGTTTTTGCGGTGAAGCATATAGAAGTAACTCTCATCATCCAGCTCATGGAGTGCCTTGATGGCATGTTCAAGCGGCTTGGGGTGCTCCAGCTCTCTGGCATCAAGGTCGATCTTCTTTAATTCGGACATGCTTAGAGTTCTACGGCTTTCATTTTATCGAGTGTCTCTGTTTTGAGTTCCGGGGGCAATACCCTGTCACACATGGCATAGAGCATCTGTTCCTCTTTCATATTGTGCTGCTGAAGGAGGATCATCATCGATTCGCAGAGAGAAAGATAGGCATCCCTGTCTTCTGCTTCGAGGGCTTCAGCAAGTTTGCCTATGAGACCGCGGACCTGCTCGTGTTCGTAGCGCATGACCTGTGTAGGTCCCTCACTGCTGCCTGTCTGTGCTTCAAAGGCAGGAAAAAGTTCATCTTCTTCTCTTTTGAAGTGCCTGAGGGTATCATTTGCAAATTCGAGAAATGCCTGCTCGGCCTCTTCCCATTTTCCATCTGCTGCCAGCTGTTCGGCTTTCGCGAATTCCGTATCGCAGTCCCGGTGTTCTTGTGTCATGAATTGTGAAATGATCATGGTTTATCCTTTCGTGATGGTGATCATCTGATCCCAAAGTTCCGGAGAGAGGAGTATCTTCTCTACGCGTGCCTGCCAAAGTCTTCCGAACTCTTTTCTCTCTCCTTCAGAAGCCAGTCCCTGAAGGCTTTTCCCCATGAGCTGCTGCATGGCAGGATCACCCGGTACGATGGAGGCATTGTAGCTCAGGACGACACTGCTGTCGGTATCGAGTCTGGTCAGTTTGACCTCGCCTTCCATAGGCACATCATAGGAGACAAGGTTGTTTCTTGAAAAGTGGCCTCCGATACCCTTAAATCCGCTGATGCCGTTGGCACCGGCAATAAAGGAGATGACATTACAGATCACGCCTGTCACGCCTTCCGCCTCACCGTCTCGCATTGAAACATGTACGGAACCGCGCTGGGGGAGCGTATCATCATAGAGGGCTTCAAGGCCTTTCTTTGCCATAAGATAGGCACCGGCGACGGTCGGACAGGAGTGTCCTGCCAGCTTGACGCAGTCAAGATAGGTGATTTCCAGTTTGCCCTCTTCGAAGGCACCCAGAAAGTTGCTGAGAGGGTCTTCAAGCTGTATCGGGTCGACTTGGTCAAAAAATGTGGGGTATTTCATGGATATTCCTTGGGATTATTGAGGGAATTATAAGGTAAAAAAGAGAATGATAGCTTGATATTTATCAAGAATTAAGTAAATGAGAGTAAAATACTCCTAATTAAAATAAACTTTCAAAGGATACTACATGATGCAAGGTGTACCACAACCAGCGTTCTATATTTTCAAATGCCAGCAGTCGGCACCTCCGGGAATGCCAAAACCAAGCTGTGTCAGTCAGAACGACCCTGAATCTCAGCAGCTTTTCCAACATTTGGCACAGAGCCTGATGATGAAAGGTATCATCGGAACGGTCCAGCCGATCCAGACAGGTTGTCTTAACCGCTGCCAGCAGGGTCCGGTCATGCTTGTAGAACCTGGACACACGATGTATGTCGGTTTGACAAAAGAGAAGATAGACAGGATCATCGATGAGCATATCATCGGCGGGAATGTCGTAGAAGAGTATGTGATCCCGGATGAGATGTGGGGCGAACCTATACCTCCGTCACAGATGATGGCGCGATAAACGAACCTTTCGCCTGCAGCATTCCGCTCTGCTGCATGCAGAGAACTATTTTGCTGCAGCACTCCGCAATTTCTTCACAATTACTGTATAATATGATTAAGCTTTCGGTATAATTCCGACAATTTAAACAGATCAGGTAGGACTATTATGAACATTACAATGCTTTATTCTAAATTACATAGAGCCACTGTAACAGATGCAAATCTCAATTATGTCGGTTCCATTACCATTGACCAGGACCTCTTGGATGCAGCGAGTATGCGTGTGGGACAGAAGATCGATATCGTCAATATCAACAACGGAGAGAGATTCTCCACCTATATCATCTCCGGAGAGAGAGGCAAAGGCGATATCTGCCTGAACGGTGCAGCAGCAAGAAAAGTACATAAAGGTGACAAGATCATCATTATCGCCTATGCAACGATGAGTGAAGCAGAGGCGGACAGCCATAAGCCCAAGATCGTGATCCTTGATGATGAGAACGGGATCGCGCAGGAATTCGAGGGGTTGGAATAGTGTTCGAAGGACTGGATCTCGGTAAAATGGGAAAGATGATGGAGCAGATGCAGGAAAAAGCAAAAGAGCTCCAAGAACAGGCAAAAAACGTTGAATTCACAGCAAAGGCCGGTGGCGGTCTTGTTGAAATAACAGCGAACGGTGCAGGCGAGGTGATCGATCTGAATATAGATGATTCGCTGCTTGATGACAAAGAATCTTTGCAAATATTGCTGATCTCGGCGATGAATGATGTGACGAAAATGATAGAAGATAATAAAAAGTCCCAGGCAATGGGAATGATGGGCGGTTTGAACCCTTTTGGTTCCTGAGTAGGTTGTAACAGTTTTAAATTTTGTTTATGTCAACGAGATAGCTGAACTCTTTTGAAGATTTCAGTTTGTTTACTCTGTTGGCAGTAAATGAGTGTTTACCGTCTTTTTTGACGATCTTCTTCAGCGTTTTGCGTATGTTCATCTCTTTTCCTTTCTGTTGGATTTTCTCTCATAATCTTGAGATGGCCGAATAATATAGTATAGTGATTACCAAATGGTAACAAGGAGCTAAAATGAACGAAGTGACACAAGCCATAGAGAATGACTCTGTAGCCAAATTGAAAAGCCTGATCAAGCAGGGGGTGGACCTTAACAAGCCGATCCTGATAGGCGAAGAGTACGATCTTGAGGATTACGACGAGATCAGCCCGCTTTTTTATGCGATCAGAAAGTATGCCTCCCCCGAGATGATCGAACTGATGCTTGAGAACGGTGTGGATGTCCGTGCAACGGATGATGATGGTATCACGGCACTGGACATGGCCATAAAATTCAAGCGCAAGGACCTCATTCCTTTCTTCATAGAAAAAGGAATAGACCTTAACAGTACGACACGCAAAAGCGGTATTCTGCCCCTTTTGCTTGCCTGCTGTTTCAGCGATACGGAGATGGTGCAGATGCTCATTGACAGCGGTGCAGACATAGGTGCGACCGATGCAGGCGGCATGAGTGCCAAGGACTATGCCAAAAAACTCGGCCAGAAACGCATGGTAGAGTTTTTGAATGAAAAAGGCGCAAAACACAATCTCTATCCGGAAGAGTAATCGTTTTTCCCATGCAGAGTGTAAAGCATGGGTATCTCTTCTTCTCTTTCTTTTATCTTTTTCTCCTCCTGTAACCATTCTGTAACTATTTTTTTCTATACTTCCGTCACAAAATAAACAAGGACGAGGAAGATGAAAAAAATTGCATTATCAATTGCAACAATGGCAACAGTATCAATGGCTGCCAGTGATATCAGCCACCCGCATGAACGAATTGAAGACACGAATGGCACAACACCTGTATCTGAAAGTGGCATCTTCAATAGAATTCATTTCAAAGGTGATCTAAGATTAAGATATGAGAGTATCGAAAGAGATGACGCTGATAACAAATATAGAAACAGATATCGTTTAAGACTGGGAGCAAAAATTGATTTGATTGATAATCTTCAGTTCGAGGTCGGTATGAGAAGTGGTTTCGGAAACCCGACTTCAGGAAACCAGACATTCCTTGATGACAAGCCTTTGGGAGACTACTTTTTTCAATCACTTCGATTCAATGTTTTAGGCTTCTCTTATAAGTCCGGTAACTCTACTTACAAGGTAGGTAGACAGCCCTACATGATGTACAGGCCTGTCAAGTCACAACTTGTTTGGGATAACGATGTCTCAATGAACGGAGCAAACTACCAGTATAAAGACGATACAAGGATCATCACACTTGGTATCAACCAGCCGACCTTGGAAGAGAACTCTGTTGCGGAGAAGAATGTGAACCTCTTTTTGGCACAATATGTACATAAGACAAAATTGGATTTTGCAAAACTGAATCTGGGTGCGGGTCTCTACTACTATGATGGGTTAAAAGGCAATACAGAACTTTTTGGAAAATCGAAAGGTAATACCGTAGATGATCAGGGTCGTTATACCAACGATTACCATCTTGTAGAAGGCTTTGGAGAACTGCAGTTCAAAGATGTATTCGGAATGCCGTTCAAAATCGCAGCCGGCGTGGTATATAACGTTGCAGCGGATGATAATAATTTCG
Coding sequences:
- a CDS encoding hemerythrin domain-containing protein, coding for MIISQFMTQEHRDCDTEFAKAEQLAADGKWEEAEQAFLEFANDTLRHFKREEDELFPAFEAQTGSSEGPTQVMRYEHEQVRGLIGKLAEALEAEDRDAYLSLCESMMILLQQHNMKEEQMLYAMCDRVLPPELKTETLDKMKAVEL
- a CDS encoding YbaB/EbfC family nucleoid-associated protein translates to MFEGLDLGKMGKMMEQMQEKAKELQEQAKNVEFTAKAGGGLVEITANGAGEVIDLNIDDSLLDDKESLQILLISAMNDVTKMIEDNKKSQAMGMMGGLNPFGS
- a CDS encoding putative porin, producing the protein MKKIALSIATMATVSMAASDISHPHERIEDTNGTTPVSESGIFNRIHFKGDLRLRYESIERDDADNKYRNRYRLRLGAKIDLIDNLQFEVGMRSGFGNPTSGNQTFLDDKPLGDYFFQSLRFNVLGFSYKSGNSTYKVGRQPYMMYRPVKSQLVWDNDVSMNGANYQYKDDTRIITLGINQPTLEENSVAEKNVNLFLAQYVHKTKLDFAKLNLGAGLYYYDGLKGNTELFGKSKGNTVDDQGRYTNDYHLVEGFGELQFKDVFGMPFKIAAGVVYNVAADDNNFGYDLAFQLGKAKHVGDWQVKYSYTDLQEDAALGAYSDSDNFGGGTAARGHAIRAKYKFGEHVYLAGNFFFDKLYESKSKVDGMEPDYERVQLDCIIKF
- a CDS encoding ankyrin repeat domain-containing protein gives rise to the protein MNEVTQAIENDSVAKLKSLIKQGVDLNKPILIGEEYDLEDYDEISPLFYAIRKYASPEMIELMLENGVDVRATDDDGITALDMAIKFKRKDLIPFFIEKGIDLNSTTRKSGILPLLLACCFSDTEMVQMLIDSGADIGATDAGGMSAKDYAKKLGQKRMVEFLNEKGAKHNLYPEE
- a CDS encoding (2Fe-2S) ferredoxin domain-containing protein, which codes for MMQGVPQPAFYIFKCQQSAPPGMPKPSCVSQNDPESQQLFQHLAQSLMMKGIIGTVQPIQTGCLNRCQQGPVMLVEPGHTMYVGLTKEKIDRIIDEHIIGGNVVEEYVIPDEMWGEPIPPSQMMAR
- a CDS encoding DUF2249 domain-containing protein encodes the protein MSELKKIDLDARELEHPKPLEHAIKALHELDDESYFYMLHRKNPIPLLDMAQEQGFSTLSREDDAGNWHILVAKNPAIALEELLRV
- the panD gene encoding aspartate 1-decarboxylase, which gives rise to MNITMLYSKLHRATVTDANLNYVGSITIDQDLLDAASMRVGQKIDIVNINNGERFSTYIISGERGKGDICLNGAAARKVHKGDKIIIIAYATMSEAEADSHKPKIVILDDENGIAQEFEGLE